A single Cryomorphaceae bacterium DNA region contains:
- a CDS encoding response regulator transcription factor — translation MKKVLVVEDDQDIRDLITLHLEDMDCTPTGVGDGNRGLQEALTGNYDLVLLDLMLPGTDGISICQKMRALEVFTPVMMLTARSEEFDKVLGLESGADDYLTKPFGIREMKARVKALLRREERLKSNSGSERQRIERGGLLIDLEQRKVEIDGERIELTPKEYELLVLLADSPGQSFSREQLLLHIWGYEFKGYEHTVNSHINRLRTKIDKDKADAPFILTTWGVGYRFNDQL, via the coding sequence ATGAAGAAGGTACTCGTTGTAGAAGACGATCAAGATATCCGAGACTTGATTACGCTTCATTTGGAAGATATGGACTGCACACCCACAGGCGTGGGGGATGGGAACCGTGGACTTCAAGAGGCATTGACTGGAAACTACGATCTAGTTCTTTTGGACCTCATGCTCCCCGGAACGGACGGCATTTCGATTTGCCAAAAGATGAGAGCGCTTGAAGTTTTCACCCCTGTTATGATGCTTACGGCTCGAAGCGAAGAATTCGATAAGGTACTCGGCTTAGAAAGTGGAGCTGATGACTACCTGACCAAGCCTTTTGGCATTCGTGAAATGAAGGCAAGAGTCAAGGCCTTGTTGAGAAGAGAAGAGCGTTTGAAAAGCAACTCTGGTTCAGAACGCCAGCGCATTGAGCGAGGAGGATTGCTCATAGACTTGGAGCAACGAAAGGTGGAAATTGATGGTGAGCGAATTGAGCTTACTCCAAAGGAGTATGAATTGTTGGTGTTGCTCGCAGATTCACCAGGCCAGAGTTTCAGCAGAGAGCAACTGCTTCTTCATATATGGGGCTACGAATTCAAAGGCTATGAGCATACGGTAAATTCACACATAAACCGGTTGCGGACCAAAATCGATAAGGACAAAGCTGACGCTCCTTTTATTCTAACGACTTGGGGCGTGGGTTACCGCTTCAACGATCAACTTTAA
- a CDS encoding HAMP domain-containing histidine kinase, whose protein sequence is MGQSFKNSLVWRLSLVLFLLFVVIGISYVFFTANTMREYHQKTTQQLHAHVAEHMLLEVQPFVDGEVNEAALGQIMHSMMAVNPNLEVYLVDPSGEILSYVVLDKEVRLNSIELEPVQKFLSSSGCAYVLGDDPRIPGRKTIFSATEVLEAGQLLGYVYMVLASDQYETVSASLYSDYFMQLGTRSFVITLISALLISVALIFLLTRNLRQIIKTVQQYENGDLTARVPITSDNELAAVGRTFNQMADTLSANIEELKKVDRLRRDLIANVSHDLRSPMAVIQGYIETLALKNDSLTAEQRAEYFERVLRSSDKLERLVASLFELSKLESDQMELHLETTTPEELVRHSAEDFSLLASEKGLEFDLEVQPDLPEVQVDPALFQRVLQNLLDNAIKYTPEAGFVALRVKKEEEEIRFEIENSGPGIPSEDVPHLFDRYYRAQAKDNKGTGLGLAIVKRILDLHQSVIAVVSKANQSTTFAFSLPSA, encoded by the coding sequence ATGGGCCAAAGTTTTAAAAATAGCCTTGTCTGGCGACTGAGCTTGGTATTGTTCCTTCTCTTTGTCGTTATCGGAATCTCCTACGTGTTTTTCACGGCGAACACCATGCGAGAGTACCATCAAAAGACCACACAGCAGCTCCATGCACACGTAGCTGAACATATGCTGCTAGAGGTGCAGCCCTTTGTAGATGGGGAAGTCAATGAAGCGGCATTGGGTCAAATCATGCACTCCATGATGGCGGTCAACCCTAATCTGGAGGTATACCTCGTGGATCCCTCTGGCGAAATTCTCTCCTATGTGGTTTTGGACAAAGAGGTTCGCCTGAACAGCATAGAATTAGAACCCGTACAAAAGTTCCTCTCCAGCTCGGGATGCGCCTATGTTTTGGGCGACGACCCTCGGATTCCCGGCAGAAAGACCATTTTTTCGGCTACAGAAGTATTGGAAGCTGGCCAGCTACTCGGCTATGTTTACATGGTCCTGGCCAGCGACCAGTACGAAACGGTCTCCGCCTCCCTGTATTCCGACTATTTCATGCAGCTTGGTACTCGATCTTTCGTGATCACTCTGATTTCGGCGCTTCTTATCAGCGTTGCTTTGATTTTCTTGCTCACGCGTAACCTCCGTCAGATTATTAAGACGGTGCAGCAATACGAGAACGGAGATCTTACGGCCCGGGTACCCATTACCTCCGATAACGAATTGGCCGCCGTAGGGCGCACCTTCAATCAGATGGCGGATACCCTCAGCGCTAATATCGAAGAGCTCAAAAAAGTCGATCGCCTACGGCGCGATTTAATTGCCAACGTCTCCCACGATCTTCGCAGTCCAATGGCAGTGATCCAAGGGTACATTGAAACCCTTGCCCTCAAGAACGATTCCCTCACAGCGGAACAACGGGCCGAATACTTTGAGCGCGTGCTGCGCAGCAGCGACAAATTAGAGCGACTTGTGGCCAGCCTCTTCGAGCTATCCAAATTGGAAAGTGATCAAATGGAGCTTCACCTAGAAACGACAACACCCGAAGAATTGGTTCGTCATTCTGCAGAAGACTTTTCCCTCTTGGCGTCTGAGAAGGGATTGGAGTTCGACCTCGAAGTTCAACCAGACCTGCCGGAGGTACAAGTGGATCCTGCGCTATTCCAACGCGTTTTGCAGAACTTACTCGACAACGCCATCAAGTATACCCCCGAAGCCGGATTCGTGGCCCTAAGGGTCAAAAAAGAGGAGGAGGAGATTAGGTTTGAAATCGAGAATTCTGGCCCGGGAATTCCAAGTGAAGACGTCCCGCATCTTTTTGATCGTTATTACCGCGCTCAGGCCAAGGACAACAAAGGGACGGGACTCGGTTTGGCTATCGTTAAACGGATTTTGGATCTGCATCAATCCGTGATCGCAGTGGTCAGCAAGGCCAATCAGAGCACCACTTTTGCCTTCTCCTTACCCTCGGCGTGA
- a CDS encoding anti-sigma factor — MKTASLLLLGVSLFAFTACSEDDDDSSSNQGNLELNLSQLAQVEADEVYEGWIIVDGAPVSTGTFTVDDAGVLSRTRFTVDEADLAAATDFVLSIEPKQDNDPAPSDIKILGGAFNGDEAMVSAAHPAALNADLSNAMGTYLLATPTTSDMTDELSGVWFLDGSNGSAGLDLPALPANWIYEGWAVINGTPVSTGRFSDPSVADLDAPFSGTDAGSPPFPGEDFVMNAPNGLTFPVDLAGMPLVISIEPNPDNSEAPFAFKPLFTMAGAMDHVNYPIENQVASNFPTGSVSR; from the coding sequence ATGAAAACTGCGTCTTTACTACTCTTAGGAGTATCCCTTTTTGCCTTCACTGCATGTTCAGAAGATGACGACGATTCATCTTCCAACCAAGGCAACCTTGAACTCAACCTTTCACAATTGGCTCAAGTCGAGGCCGATGAAGTCTACGAAGGATGGATCATTGTCGATGGTGCCCCAGTCAGCACGGGAACCTTTACTGTTGATGATGCCGGAGTTCTTTCCCGCACACGATTTACCGTAGACGAGGCGGACCTCGCAGCGGCAACTGATTTTGTATTGAGCATTGAGCCCAAGCAAGACAATGACCCTGCTCCAAGCGACATTAAAATTCTAGGAGGAGCTTTCAACGGTGATGAGGCCATGGTATCTGCGGCGCACCCAGCTGCTCTGAATGCAGATTTGTCCAATGCAATGGGAACATATTTATTGGCAACGCCGACCACGAGCGATATGACGGACGAGCTGAGTGGAGTTTGGTTTCTCGATGGGAGTAACGGCTCGGCTGGATTAGACCTCCCGGCGTTGCCTGCGAATTGGATCTACGAAGGATGGGCCGTGATCAACGGTACCCCTGTCTCTACAGGAAGATTCAGCGATCCTTCTGTCGCGGATCTAGACGCACCGTTCAGCGGAACGGACGCTGGATCTCCTCCTTTCCCTGGCGAAGACTTTGTCATGAATGCGCCAAATGGGTTGACCTTCCCTGTGGATTTGGCGGGTATGCCTTTGGTCATCTCCATTGAGCCCAATCCGGACAACTCAGAAGCTCCATTTGCTTTCAAACCCCTGTTCACGATGGCCGGTGCCATGGATCATGTGAACTATCCAATTGAAAATCAAGTGGCAAGTAATTTTCCTACGGGTTCGGTCTCCAGATAA
- a CDS encoding ABC transporter substrate-binding protein translates to MRPFIDQLGRTVAVPEAPKRIISLVPSQTELLADLGLDDEVVGLTRFCVHPDQWRFKKTRVGGTKDFKLDRIRDLRPDLIIANKEENELEGIEALASEFPVWISDVQNLSDALSMIESVGHLVNRPEKAAELIERIEGPFQALRAAQRDSVPVAYLIWKNPYMSVGGDTFIHAMLEEGGFANVFGEESRYPEVDLTDQRWQNAERIFLSSEPYPFKEEHMEELRRIAPQAHIELVDGELFSWYGSRLVKTPSYLRELGKK, encoded by the coding sequence ATGCGCCCATTTATTGATCAGCTGGGAAGAACCGTGGCAGTGCCGGAGGCACCCAAGCGCATCATTTCACTGGTTCCCTCTCAAACAGAATTATTAGCTGATCTGGGCCTCGATGACGAGGTTGTTGGATTGACGCGCTTTTGCGTACATCCCGATCAATGGCGGTTTAAGAAGACGCGCGTAGGCGGAACCAAAGACTTTAAGCTCGATCGGATTCGGGATCTGAGGCCTGACCTCATCATCGCCAATAAAGAAGAGAATGAGCTTGAGGGCATTGAAGCGCTTGCATCGGAATTCCCGGTGTGGATCAGTGATGTTCAGAACCTCAGCGATGCCCTTTCCATGATCGAATCGGTTGGCCACCTCGTGAACCGTCCGGAAAAAGCTGCAGAACTCATTGAACGCATTGAAGGCCCGTTTCAGGCCTTAAGGGCCGCGCAACGGGACTCAGTGCCTGTTGCCTATCTCATCTGGAAGAATCCCTATATGAGTGTTGGCGGGGACACTTTTATTCACGCTATGCTCGAAGAGGGTGGCTTTGCGAATGTTTTTGGTGAGGAAAGCCGGTATCCTGAAGTTGATTTAACCGATCAGAGGTGGCAGAATGCCGAGCGCATTTTCTTGTCTTCTGAGCCCTATCCCTTCAAGGAGGAGCATATGGAGGAGTTGAGGCGCATCGCGCCGCAGGCGCACATTGAATTGGTGGATGGCGAACTCTTCAGCTGGTATGGAAGTCGCCTGGTGAAGACGCCTTCCTATTTGAGGGAATTAGGCAAAAAATAA